The candidate division KSB1 bacterium genomic interval GCCGAATACGCGCACCATTCACACCTTTAAAATCGAGCGCTTGTCCGAAGACCTGCCGATCGTTATCGAAATCGTCGATACGAAAGAAAAGATCGAGCACTTTCTGGAATATATCGATTGGTTCCTGCAGACCGGCCTGGTGACCGTGGAGCCGGTCCAGGTACGCATCTACCGCCGGCCGGAGAAAAAGACAAATCCTTCCAAGTAGACTTGATGTTGCCGGCATGCTTTTGCGCCCAGTGCGCCGGCCGGATTAAAAAACAGTGCTATCGGGGTTATAATAAA includes:
- a CDS encoding DUF190 domain-containing protein — encoded protein: MITPTEGYLLRIFVGESDKRGKIPLYEWIVREARDKDMAGATVLRGIMGFGPNTRTIHTFKIERLSEDLPIVIEIVDTKEKIEHFLEYIDWFLQTGLVTVEPVQVRIYRRPEKKTNPSK